In Fluviicola sp., the sequence AGAGTGCAAAAATACTGTAAACTTTTAGTAAAGCCTGTTTAAAATTGAATTAATTGCTCTTTTTATTCGAATTAGCCATGCAATATTCCGGAAATCATTTGATCCAGAAGGAATTAAACGCAGAGCCTATCCAGATTGAAAAATACAACAAATCCAACTAAAAACCTAGAACAAACTAACTAATTCGATTTAGCTAATTTTATGGTTGATAACCGAGTATTCGCATAAAGTCATCAGCTGTCTGTTCCTTGGAAAACAACTCTGACACGATTTTCCCGTGTTCATCGCGCTGGATAAGCACATGTTTCGGCTCCGGAATCAGGCAGTGTTTTAAGCCTCCGAAACCACCGATTGTTTCCTGGTATGCGCCGGTATTAAAGAATCCAATATAAAGCGGTTTATTTTTGTCGAACTTCGGAAGGTAAATAGCATTCGAATGCTGTTCCGAGTTGTAATAATCATCCGAATCACATGTTAAACCGCCGAGCAATACGCGTTCGTAATCGTCATTCCAGCGATTGATCGCCAGCATGATGAAACGCTGGTTGATAGCCCAGGTATCCGGAAGGTTTGTCATGAACGAACTGTCGATCATGTTCCACTTCTCCCGGTCGTTTTGTTGTTTCTGATGCAGTACATTGAAAATCGCACCACCGCTTTCGCCAACTGTAAATGATCCGAATTCGGTATAAATGTTCGGTTCGGGAATATCGTTATCGCTGCACACGCGTTTCACCTGCATCAGGATCTCACGCACCATGTAGGCATAGTCAAAATCAAAAGCCAGTGATTTCTTAATCGGGAAACCACCACCGATGTTCAGTGAATCCAAGGTCGGACACACTTTTTTCAGATCGGAGTAAATACGCAAACACTTCGTTAATTCGTTCCAGTAGTACGACGTATCGTTGATCCCGGTATTGATGAAAAAGTGAAGCATTTTGATCTGCACGCGCGGATTGTCCTGGATAAATGCCTTGTAAAAAGGAACGATTTCCCGGTAACGGATTCCCAGACGCGAGGTATAAAACTCGAACTTCGGTTCCTCTTCCGATGCGATCCGGATCCCGATCTTTAATTCGTTCTCGCCCGTTGCAGCAATTAAATCGTGGATTTCGGCCGTATTATCTACCACAGGAATCACGTTCAATCGTTTATCATCGATCAGATCTGCGATATTCTGAATGTATTGCGGCGGTTTGAACCCGTTGCAAATCACATAACTTCCTTCCTTCAGTTTCCCGGCGTTCAGTACATTTTTTACGATATCAATATCAAACGCAGAAGATGTTTCAATGTGAACATCGTTCTTCAGTACCTCATCCAATACAAAAGAGAAGTGAGAGCTTTTGGTACAATACGAATAATAATAATTTCCGGAATAACCCAGGTTGTTCATCGCTTCGCGGAACCAACCCTTGGCCCTTTGGATATTGTGAGAAATCTGAGGTAAGTAATTGAATTTTAATGGCGTGCCATATTCTTCAATTAATCGCATCAAATCAATACCATGAAACATCAAACGATCTTCTCTCAAGTGAAATTCATCTTGCGGGAAATCAAATGTCTGATCGATAAGGTCAATGTACTTTGTTCTCATTCGCTACACGTTGCACTCCTCCTACGGAAATCTTTTCTTAAAAGTTTACAAACCAACCTAATTATTCTACGAATAATCAGGTGCAAATTTAGAGTAAAGATTGGGATGTGGCCTGTAAAAAATCAAAAATTGATCGGCTTTTTCAATATGTCTTTCCGGCGAGTACCCGAAAACCGCTTTTTTGCACGGTTTTATTAGTCAAGACGCAGTTTGGAAACCCACATTTTTTCGATCTCGCCTTCCTTGATTTTTCCAACTGCAATTAATTCTTTACCATGGACAATCAAAGCTTTTGGCTTGCTGTATTTTCTCGGTTTGAAACGCTTTTCCTTCACCAACCCGTTCAGGTCAAAAAAACTGATCACAAACTCGTCTGCTTTGCTCACATTCAGAACGGCCCAATGACTTTCATCGATTTGTGCAACTACCGGTTCCTCTCCGAAATCGCCGTTGAACCCTTTTTTGTAAATCGTGTCTCCTTTGGTATTGAAGAGAAAAACAAAACTCTGCGGGGTTTCGTGCAGGTCCTGGCCAACTACAAAAACGTATTTATCAGAAGCAGTCAGATCGTTTACGTACGCACCCACTTCATTCCTGAACCGGTCTCTGTGGGTAAATACTTTTGCGGTCATCTTGCGAAAATCCTTATCGAACTGCACCAAAGCCATTGGATTGCTTGTTCTTGCGTCGTGGATTCCTCCTTCGGTTCCAAGTACTTCGCCACAAAGCCAGAACGAATCATCCGCACCTTTTGCCAGGCCCAAACCGTCAAAAGTCCGTGCATAATATTTGCTTTTCGTGAACCAAACCGGGTACAGACAAATTGTATCCCGTAAAGTTGCACCCTGATCATTCGTACGGATCAGGCGCAGGGAATACACGTCGTGTAAACCTATATTCGGGTCGGGGCCGGTAAATGCAGATGCGGCGATGATCAATCCGTTCTCGGAATCGAAAGTCATGCCGAAAGGGGTAGAATTATAGAATGACGGGTATATGTTGTAATTGCTTCCTTCCAGGGTGGAATCCAGGAAAACGCTGAAAACGCCCTGGCCTCGGTCCTGTTCGTAATTCTTTTCGCGGTAATCGTTCATAAAGCCACAAACAGCTAATCGGTTATCGGATAATAAAACAATGTGCTGGGCTTCGATTCCCGGAAGAAAAATCCGCTTCAGTAATTTTCCGTCCGGGCTTATTTTCCAGACAAACGGACTCGTACCAAAAGGTAAAGTTGTGTCGG encodes:
- a CDS encoding arginine decarboxylase — its product is MRTKYIDLIDQTFDFPQDEFHLREDRLMFHGIDLMRLIEEYGTPLKFNYLPQISHNIQRAKGWFREAMNNLGYSGNYYYSYCTKSSHFSFVLDEVLKNDVHIETSSAFDIDIVKNVLNAGKLKEGSYVICNGFKPPQYIQNIADLIDDKRLNVIPVVDNTAEIHDLIAATGENELKIGIRIASEEEPKFEFYTSRLGIRYREIVPFYKAFIQDNPRVQIKMLHFFINTGINDTSYYWNELTKCLRIYSDLKKVCPTLDSLNIGGGFPIKKSLAFDFDYAYMVREILMQVKRVCSDNDIPEPNIYTEFGSFTVGESGGAIFNVLHQKQQNDREKWNMIDSSFMTNLPDTWAINQRFIMLAINRWNDDYERVLLGGLTCDSDDYYNSEQHSNAIYLPKFDKNKPLYIGFFNTGAYQETIGGFGGLKHCLIPEPKHVLIQRDEHGKIVSELFSKEQTADDFMRILGYQP